The Treponema phagedenis DNA segment TGAAAAATCACAGGAACTTGATCCTCAAGCTAAAAACTACTTGGAAAAGCGGGGTAAAATATGAACAAGGTTTATAGCAAAATTGAATCAATCACCGGTTCTGTAATAACCGTTAAGGCTGAAGGTGTACATTATGGAGAGTTGGCGCAGGTAAAAACCGTTTTCGGCACCTCTTTAGCGGAGGTAAATAAGCTTGACGGAGACATTGTTTCGTTGCAGGTTTTTGCAGGCGGGCGCGGTGTTTCAACAGGTGATGAAGTGCGGTTTTTAGGAAGACAAATGCAGGTAAGTTTTTCACACGATCTTCTCGGGAGAATCTTTAACGGCTCGGGAGAACCGCGCGACAGAGGACCTGCTTTACACGATAATCCTGTAGAGCTTGGCGGCCCATCGGTTAACCCTACAAAAAGAATTATGGCGCGCCGTATGATTAGAACCGGTATTCCGATGATCGACATGTTTAACACGCTTGTTGTCTCTCAAAAACTACCGATATTTTCTATTTCCGGTGAGCCGTATAACGAATTGCTTGCACGAATTGCGATGCAGGCGGAAGTTGATGTTATTGTTTTAGGCGGTATGGGCTTAAAATACGATGATTATTTGTATTTTAAGGAAACCCTTGAAGAAGCGGGATCTTTAAGCCGAACGGTCATGTTTGTGCACACGGCGGCAGACCCCACGGTAGAATGCCTTATGATTCCGGATATGTGTCTTTCAGTGGCTGAACAATTTGCTCTTGAAGGAAAAGACGTACTGGTATTGCTCACCGATATGACAAACTTTGCAGACTCAATGAAAGAAATTGCAATCATTCAAGAGCAGGTTCCCTCTAATCGCGGTTATCCGGGAGATTTGTACAGTCAGCTTGCCGCCCGATACGAAAAGGCGGTAGAATTTGACGATGCAGGCTCAATCACCGTATTGGCGGTAACCACCATGCCCGGCGACGATGTTACGCATCCTGTTCCTGATAATACGGGCTATATCACCGAAGGACAGTTTTATCTTAAAAACGGTCGAATTGAACCGTTCGGCAGTCTTTCCCGATTAAAGCAAAACGTAAACGGCAAAACACGTGATGATCACCGTGCTTTAATGGATAATATGATTAAACTCTATGCTTCATTTAAAGATACCTTAGAGAAAAAATCTATGGGTTTTATGATGAGCGAATGGGACGAAAAACTTTTAAAATACGGCAAACTCTTTGAAGCGCAAATGATGGACTTGTCGGTTAATATTCCACTGGAGGGGGCTCTTGATGCGGGCTGGAAGATTCTTTCTTCATGTTTTACTCCCGAAGAAACAGGTATCAACTCTGAGCTCATCAAAAAATATTGGGTGCGCACATAGGGAACGAATACTATGGCAATAAAACTTACTAAAAATGAGCTGAAAAATCAAAAAGAAGCATTAAAAATGTTCCAACGGTATTTGCCGACCCTTCAGCTTAAAAAACAGCAGCTGCAAACCGAGATACGCGGTATAGAAGCGAGAGCGCATGCGGTTCGCTCGCAAAGAGATGCGCTTAATAAAGAATTTGAGCAATGGATCGCCGTGTTTGCAGAAAAAAATGCGTTTAAGCTCGAAACCGTGCAAATAAAGGAAGTAAGAACGTCAACGGGAAATATTGCCGGTGTGCGTATTCCTGTTTTTTCCGGCGCCGATTTTACAAGGACAGAATACGACCTGTATGTAACTCCCTTGTGGGTTGATATTGCTTCCGATAAAATGGAACAGGTTTTAACTTTTGATCTTGAAGCACGCGTGCTTGATGAACAGGTAAAACTGCTTAATCAAGAGTTGCGTACTACAACGCAGCGGGTAAACCTTTTTGAAAAAATAAAAATTCCCGAAACTCGGGAAAATATCAGAAAGATCACGGTTTATTTAGCGGATCAGCAAGTTGCGGCGGTAGTGCGCGGAAAGATTTCCAAAAAGAAATCAGAGTTTCGAAGTGCAGCACAGGAGGAATCGCAATGATAGTACCCATGAAAAAAGCCTCTGTTTTGGTCTTACACAATGAGCAGGAAAAAGCACTGGAAGCATTACGCAAACTAGGTGTTTTACACATAGAAAAAAGAGAGGCATCAAGCGAAAAGCTTTCATCCTTGCGCGATCTTGATACAAAGCTGACTCGAGCTCAATCTCTGATTGAAGAGGCTGCAAAAAACCTAAAGAAAAAAGTGCGTGGCTCCGCTGATGCAGATCAAGAAAAACTTATGGAGCTGGTAAACAATACGCTTGCATTGGCGGAGGAAAAGGATGCCGCAAAAGATCGTCTTGCAGCTACTCTTTCCGACATTACGCATTACGCTCCTTGGGGGAACTTTAACCCTGCCGATATAAAAGAGCTCGCGGAAAAGGGTGTATATCTTTTTCCGGTAACGCTTTCTGAAAAATCTTATCGTGCTTTGCCTGATTCGCTTACCACTGTTTTACTTTCTGCAAGAAAAAAACTGGTGCGTTGTGTCATTATCTCGGAAGAGCCGAAGCTCCCGATAGATTTACCCGATGACGTGCAAGAACTTGAGATGCCTGCAGTTGCAGTATCCGAGCTTGAAGAAATTCGGGACGATTTAACGGTTAGAATTTCCGATATCGAAGA contains these protein-coding regions:
- a CDS encoding V-type ATP synthase subunit B, whose translation is MNKVYSKIESITGSVITVKAEGVHYGELAQVKTVFGTSLAEVNKLDGDIVSLQVFAGGRGVSTGDEVRFLGRQMQVSFSHDLLGRIFNGSGEPRDRGPALHDNPVELGGPSVNPTKRIMARRMIRTGIPMIDMFNTLVVSQKLPIFSISGEPYNELLARIAMQAEVDVIVLGGMGLKYDDYLYFKETLEEAGSLSRTVMFVHTAADPTVECLMIPDMCLSVAEQFALEGKDVLVLLTDMTNFADSMKEIAIIQEQVPSNRGYPGDLYSQLAARYEKAVEFDDAGSITVLAVTTMPGDDVTHPVPDNTGYITEGQFYLKNGRIEPFGSLSRLKQNVNGKTRDDHRALMDNMIKLYASFKDTLEKKSMGFMMSEWDEKLLKYGKLFEAQMMDLSVNIPLEGALDAGWKILSSCFTPEETGINSELIKKYWVRT
- a CDS encoding V-type ATP synthase subunit D → MAIKLTKNELKNQKEALKMFQRYLPTLQLKKQQLQTEIRGIEARAHAVRSQRDALNKEFEQWIAVFAEKNAFKLETVQIKEVRTSTGNIAGVRIPVFSGADFTRTEYDLYVTPLWVDIASDKMEQVLTFDLEARVLDEQVKLLNQELRTTTQRVNLFEKIKIPETRENIRKITVYLADQQVAAVVRGKISKKKSEFRSAAQEESQ